Within Amygdalobacter nucleatus, the genomic segment GATACTCTTGTGGAAGAAGCGCAGAGGCTCACAAACGAGCAGAATCTCCTGACCGCGCAGGTAAGCGGATCGCATGAAAGGCAGGAGACTCTCGAGCAGCTTCTGAAGTACACGGCGAAGGGCAGAACCCTTACGGAATTTGATGACGCGCTCTTTACGGAGCAAGTTGATCACATCGTGGTTTATAAAAGAACGGAGATTGGATTTGCCATGAAGTGCGGAGCCGTTTTCCGGGAAAGGATATGACATGGAACATACACCATACGGCTATGACATCATCGGTGGCAGGGCTGTGGTCAATGAAAAACAGGCCGCCGTTATCCGGCGGATATGTGAAAATTACCTGTCCGGGATGTCTTTTATAAAGGCGGCGGCATCGGTGGGGCTGACCATGAGCCACTGCGGGGTCAAACGTCTGATACAGAATGAGCGGTATCTCGGCGATGGCTTTTACCCGCCGATGCTGACGAAGGAAATGGCCGACAGGGTCGAAGCGGAACGAATACGCCGGGAGAAGGCGCTGGGGCGTAACAGGAACAAAGGGAAAGGCGCGCCGAAAGGAACGGTTTATACAAAGTTTTCCGCTCCAAAAATCACGCTGAAATATGAAGATCCAGTCAGGCAGGCGGAGTACGCCTACAGCCTGATAAGAA encodes:
- a CDS encoding serine integrase family protein, whose product is MEHTPYGYDIIGGRAVVNEKQAAVIRRICENYLSGMSFIKAAASVGLTMSHCGVKRLIQNERYLGDGFYPPMLTKEMADRVEAERIRREKALGRNRNKGKGAPKGTVYTKFSAPKITLKYEDPVRQAEYAYSLIRNGVNG